The Bacillaceae bacterium IKA-2 DNA window ACACCTTGTAACCTATAAACATCCAAGGACTTTTCTTCCACATCCAGCGCATGAAGGGGTTTGCTTCTGTAATCAAATTGGAAGCTAAACCCCAAAACGTAAATAATCCATCAAGTAAATTTAACATCGCAAGGGTTAGAAAATAGAACATGTAATTCCCCCTTTACTTTTATTTTTTGTTGACTGTGTAAGAAAAGTGTAAGCGCCTCATGCGGTAGATGGGAAAAAAGAACAGCTACCCGCCAATACTGGAAGGCCTGCACATGTAGCTGTTAGCACTATGACGGCTTCATGTGCAGCAGTAAATATAAACGTCAAATAGTCTCTTATCCCTACTCAGGATAAAAGACTATTTGACGTTTATTTTGATAAATCCCTAGTTAATTTCCTTTTCTTAAAGTTAGCATATTTATTTCAGGCGTATTAAAGAGACGAAATTTCAAGAAGCTGATTGCATCACTACTCCCTAAACCAGCACTTACATATTGTTTAATTCCATGATAGTCCCATAATCCTTTAACTCGATCTTGTGGGGGGAAAAGCCCACTTCTTCCGTACCAAGGCTCTGGTATAAATAGAGCGCCAAAGAACGGAAGACGAATTTGGCCGCCATGGTAATGGCCTGCAATAATTAAATCATAATCCCTTAAGAAATATAGTGAGTCTTTGGTAAGGGCATCAAACCGTTTATCAACGACAGGATAATGCGTTAAGGAAATTAGCACATCTGAAGTATTTAACTGCTCTAGTCGTGACAAATCTGCAAATAATTTTTTTTGATGTTTGTAATATTCTCTGAATGGTTCATTTTCTTGTCTTTGTCTTTCATCTAGCAAAGCAATCATTTTATGCGAATTTTTAATCGATAATTCAAAATCAACGAAATGAACTTTTGATTCTCCTAATTCTAAAGTATAGAGAGATTCTAGCAAGCGTACTCCTCGTTGCTCCATACCGATAACAAAATCGGTCTTATGATAAGGTTCATGAGGTTTTAAACGATAAATTGCAGGATCGGTATTGCCAGGAACAAATAATGCTGTTTCTTTATTATCAATCCCATCTAATAATGAATAAAACGGATTATAGTTGACACTTTTACTCCTCGATAACATGTCCCCTGTAAAGACGATTGCATCATAACGAAGCGAATTAACAGCATTAAGAAGCTTCTTTTGATTTTCTCCAAACTTCTTCTCATGTAAATCACTTAATTGAAGAATAGTAAATTCCTCTAGCTCTGTTGGTAGATTATCGATTAATATTTCTTGTTCGACTACTTTTATCCTGTTATTGTCCCAGATTGTATATCCAGTTAGAACGAAAAATACGATTAATAAACCCAACAAGAGCCGTCTACCCCCTAATTTCTTTATACACAAATCTCTGCCCTTACTTTCCAGTTACCGATCATAGCTAGACTTAGTTTTTGTTTTCTCATCTAGTTAGTTCCTTTAGCTCAACTTTTTGTTATAACCGTTTGTAGTGTTAGATTACCATCGCCAATAATCTTGACACATTTCAGTAAGTCCCTTTTTGGCAATCCAATATAAATCATTTTTTGCTTTAGTTGGATCTGCATAGCTGACAGCAATATCACCTGGCCTACGATCTACTACTTGATAAGTAATGGGTTTGCCCGTCACTTTTTCAAATGTGCTAATGTTCTCAAATGCACTGTACTCCAGTTCCAAGATTATAGTCATTTACACCTACAAGTGGCTGTTAAATAAATTACTATTTTATTATTAGACAACAGCTTTATGCGACTTAACTGGACTATCTTGCCTACCAAATCTAGAGAAATATTTGTCAACAAATTTCGCAATAGGATAATAAATAAAATTAATGATATGTGATGAGATTAGACATAAAAAAATTAACCAAACAAAAATGAATAGAGGATATTTCGGTGCAAATGTTAGTTCTTTGAAAAAGGAAATATAAAAAAACATATGAATTAGCCAGATATTAGTTGAGTGATGCGAGATATAGAGTAATACTTTCTCAATAATTTTGCTTTTATTCATTGATACAAAAATACATATAAAGGCAATCCCAGTAAAAGGAGCGATTATCATAGATTCATATAGCGAATGGATTATCACTAAAGAAATAATCCCAAAAAAACCAATGCCGTTTTTATGTTTTATATTTCTAAAATTACTACTAAGCTTACTAAACAACTTTTCCTTTGCAAAAATAGAGCCAATAATAAATGGTAATAAAGAAGTACCTACTAATACGATCGCATTTACCATGATTGTTAGCATTTGACTATCACTAAAATCAAAAACGATCTTTATACGTTGGATATGTATTTGTCAACTCAAAAGCGGTCCACGAATCAGTTGAAAAAAGGTCCACTTATTTAGTTGGTTTTAGCCATGACATTGTCTCTTCAAATCGGTGACTTACTTCTCGTGAAATATCTAAGATATGTGATTTGTGAGCAAGTCTATCTACAATTGCACCAGTAAGCATCGGGTCTTTAAAAATCTCTTCCCAGCGATCAAAAGCCAAGTTTGTTGTTATGATTATTGATCCTTTATCGTTTCTATTTGATAATAAATTAAATAGTATTTCACAACCAATTTTGTCAAATGATACGTATCCCAGTTCATCTAAAACGACAAGACTGTACTTTTCAAATTTGGTTTTATATTGCGATAGTTTGCTTTCACTCATTGCTTCTTTTAACTCTATTATTAAGTTAGGTACAGAGATAAACAATACACTTTTGCCTTCCAAACACGCCTTAATACCAAGCCCAATACTATAATGTGATTTCCCGCAGCCAGGAGATCCTATTAAGATTATATTTTCTTTATTTTCAATGAACTGCAACGTTTCTAGTTCTTCGAATTTCGGTATAAATTTCTTATGGTACTTACTCTTGTCGAAGTCTTCTAAGTACTTGTTAAGAGGGAATTTAGCCCTTCTGAGTCTATGTTTTAAACCATTCTCAAGCCTTAGTTCTAATTCTCTTTCGAGTAGACGACTTATCAGCTCTCGGTGGGTCATGTTTGTATGGTTTGCTTCATCAAGAAGCATTTGATAATTGGTTTTTATATAGGGTAATTTTAGTATATGGGCCATTTCTTGTATTTGCATTTATTCCACCTCCGAGAAACATAATTCGTTATATCTAGATACTTGCCTTGTAGCGATGTTGCTAAGTGCAGTTTTATCTATGTGCATAGATGGAATAATATCGATATGAGATTTATTGTATGTTTCTAGAATCAATAGTATTTCTTCGATTGGTTTATCATCATTTTCTTGAATGATCTCTATGAATTTTTTCTTGTTTCTGCTAAAATTAGTATCATAGATGGCTTTTAACCTTGGTATGCTTTTTAGAGCGTGGGAGTTCTTGATTGCACCTGGTTTTTTGTTTAATGAGTTTAAGTAATGTTTAATTTTAATACTTATCTCGTTAGTACCATCTATTTTTTTGTGTTCACAAACGAGTATGTTGTTTGAATAAAAGCCTATTGTGTCGTAATATTTCTTGATTGTTATTAAGCGTCCTACAAGATACTCCGGTACTGAATAGTGGTTGTTATCAACTCGTACAAAACTATATTTATTTGGTTTTTGCACTGTAACTGTTGCAAGATCAAGCTTTGGTTTTGTAGGTTGAAGATGTTTTATTTCTTCAGAAATAGTGCTGTCTTTATTGAGTTCTATCAATATAGTATTCAAGTATTCACGTGCATCATCGAATGTCTTAAACTTATAAGTTAACGCAAATGCTTTGTTCCTAATTATCTTCACGCTGCCCTCCACATGACCCTTCTAATGCAAAGCTTTACATTAGAAGGGTAATGAAAAGTATATGATAATGTAAAGTAAGGCTGTTAAATAACCGTAAGTAAAGGATCCCTCGCTGTTTTACTTTACATTATCTGCAACGCAAACACTATTTTATTTATCAAATCTTTTTAGCCATTCCAATAAATCTCCACTTTTTTGCCAAGAAGGTGCACCTTTTGGTACAACATCTGTATATGCTTTTTCAATTGCTTCTCTTTTTTGTTTTGAATCTACCTTAGCGTAAATTTCAGTTGTTTGGACAGAACGGTGACCTAGTATATCACGGATGTATATGAGATTAACTCCTGCTTGGAGTAAGTGCATAGCTTTTGAATGTCTCAGACAATGACAGCTAAATCGTTCTGGGATTAATATTTGATCTTTAATACGAGCCTTGCGTGCATATTTATCTAGTATGTAATTCACCCCTGCCCGGGTCAGTTTTTCTCCTCTTTTGTTACAGAACAATGGGTACATGTTTGCTGACAAACTTAACAGCCCCTGCTCATCCATATATCGATTTAATAAATCTAACGGAGCATCCATCAGAGGGACTATCCGGGCTTTATTCCCCTTACCAATTAACTTTACAGTACATGGTCTGTCAAAACGTACTTGTGACGGAGTGAGGTCAATGATTTCCTGTACTCTTCCACCGCTTTCATACATAATTGACAAAAGAGCAAGATCTCTTCGTCCTATTTTAGTTGACTGATCAGGCATTTCCAAAAGTAGTCTGATCCCATTAAGCGTTAGGTAACTGATTGATTTTGTTTCTGTTTTCTTAACCCGGATTCCAAGGATTCTCTGCCATTCCAAAAGATTATCGGGGCTCTGATACTGGAGATATTGGAAGAAAGAGTGTAATGCCGCAAGGCGGACGTTCCTTGTGGCTGTACTACAGCCACGCTCTGTTTCTATCCAGTCAAGAAAGTGAATAACCATTTCCTTATTAATCATGCCCAGCGTCAGAGAATTTGTTTTTATTCCTTTTTTATCCTTGATAAATGTAAGGAAAAGTACAAATGTGTCTCTATAAGAGGCAATCGTATTTATACTGAACCCCATTTCTCCTGGCAGGTATTTTGTAAGAAATCCTGTCAGATAGCGAGAGAAATCAGTCGGCTTCATAATGGTCAACCTCCGGAAATACATAGGCACAAACGTTATCTACTTCTCTAATTAAATCAGGGTACATGTCAGATGTTAGCCTTACATACTTATCTGTAGCCTCTAATGACTGATGCCCAAGATATTTTGATAATATTGGGAGTGAGTAGTATAAATCTAGCCCAGCTTCTGACATTTTCACAAGAGAGTGTACACTGAAAGTGTGACGAAAGTCATGCATTCTTGGGCCAAAACCCTTCCCACCATGTGGAATTCCTGCATTCCAGAGTATTTTTCTGAACCATTCATATATTGCCTTGGCATTACATTTTTGCCCATTGTTCTTGATAAAAAAATAACCTTTCGGTTCATATTTGCCGGGACGAACATTCCTATATTGAATACACACCTCAGTTAGTGTTTCAGATAATGGGAGTATTCGGTCTTTGCCGTTTTTCGTTTCCCTGACAATAATATTTTTTGCATCAAGATCAACATCCTTACATGTTAGGGATAACGCTTCGCTGATACGGATGCCACAGCCATATAGCATTCTAAATAAAGCGGGGAGTACATACACAGTTGTTTCAAATCGTCTATTAACTTTAAGCGTATCACATGCATCGAAGAATGCATTCACTTCCTTTTTCGAGAAAATATGTGGTACAAACGTACTGCTGTACTTTTTAGGCAATCTCGGTATATGTGATGGATATCCCATATCATTTAAATAGGCGGAAAATTTTGCAATATAATGAATCCTCGCATAACGTGTCTTGTCTGATTCATTTGGACGCTTCTCACTCCATTTATCAACAATCTCCTTTGATAGACCGAGTTTTAATACGGCATTATCTATTGTAAATCTGTCAAATAACGAAAGTGTGTAAGTGGCATCAACAAACTTGTAACCGAGGTTTCTTTTGAAATCAATGTACTGTTCGATTAAACCAGCATAAATACCACAATAGTTCGGCATCATTCCACCTCCTTGGCATAAAATGGCGTTTTTAAGAGTGGAACATCTAATGCGCATTGGCTCAAAGATGTTAAGTCTATTCGTAAATAAGTTTTTGTGCTTTCGGTATTCTTGTGACCTAGCACTTCTGATATAACATGGATGGGTATTTTTTGTTCCAGTAGTTGCCCAGCAAGACTGTGCCTCAAAGCATGAGGACCATGTTTCTTTTCTGTTATGTTTTTAATGCCAGCACGACGGAGATAAAAAGTAACAATGCTATGCAAAGTCGATCTATTTAGGCAGTTATATGGCGGGATTGCATGTAGGAAGACATAAGGAAGATCAGATTTAGGCCGTCCATACTTCAGATAATCGATAATAGCCTCTCCTATTTCTATTAAAAGTGGATGCTCAATCTTATTTTTAGTCTTTTGTTGAACAAGTGTAATTGTATTCTTTTCCCAGTGTATGTTTTCAAACTTCAACAGACAGATGTCAGAAGCCCTCAATCCCAATCGTGCAGCCAATAGTATCATAGCAGCATCACGCTTCCCTTTTGGGCTACTTCTGTCAACAGTATTGATTAATGATTCAACTTCATTTTTCGTATATGTCGTGGGTAGTTTACATTGCTTCTTGTAATTGTCTTTTGGAATTAGGTATGAAAAGTCAATCCCTGTATACCCATTGTCATGTAGATATCTCATAAACCCACGTAAAGTGGTAAGCATGCTGTGGCGCGTTGCAGGTGTATAAAAACCAAGCTGATTCACAAATCCTAAAATGTGTTGTTTTTTAATTGCTTCGGTTTCCATGACTCCTTCTTCATTAAAAAAACTAAGAAAGCGATGAAGATTTAATCGGTAATGACCAAGCGTATTTTCTGTAATACCCAAAGATTTTCGGTGATTAAGGAAATCCACCATAGGATTACCGATGCAACCATAAAATTGGTAGGATTTCTTTGCCCTTCTGTATTGGAACGTTCCTGTAGACTGAAATTCAGTTAGAACATCCACACACCGGATTATGCTCTTTTCCCAATGGCTAAATTCCTCGTATTTCCCAGTACCAATAAAGTCAGCTATAAATGCTCCACCTACTGACGCTGAATAATACTCAATCTGATTGTTTTCCATAAAAGTAGCCAGTTTTTGCCACGCGGAACGATATTGGCTTATCCTTGATTCGGAATAGGACATATCCCGAAGGGATTTAACTACTTCTGAGGACAGTTGTTCAAATGTTTGATATTTTTGTTCCATAATCATAACCTCCTATATTTAACGTAGGCGACCTCGCCTATATTAAATATAGCCATTGAAAATGTAAAGTAAAACAACTAGAATCACTTTGTTTATAGTTATCTAACAGCCTTACTTTACATTATCATATACTTTTCATTACCCTTCTCGTTTCCAC harbors:
- a CDS encoding site-specific integrase: MEQKYQTFEQLSSEVVKSLRDMSYSESRISQYRSAWQKLATFMENNQIEYYSASVGGAFIADFIGTGKYEEFSHWEKSIIRCVDVLTEFQSTGTFQYRRAKKSYQFYGCIGNPMVDFLNHRKSLGITENTLGHYRLNLHRFLSFFNEEGVMETEAIKKQHILGFVNQLGFYTPATRHSMLTTLRGFMRYLHDNGYTGIDFSYLIPKDNYKKQCKLPTTYTKNEVESLINTVDRSSPKGKRDAAMILLAARLGLRASDICLLKFENIHWEKNTITLVQQKTKNKIEHPLLIEIGEAIIDYLKYGRPKSDLPYVFLHAIPPYNCLNRSTLHSIVTFYLRRAGIKNITEKKHGPHALRHSLAGQLLEQKIPIHVISEVLGHKNTESTKTYLRIDLTSLSQCALDVPLLKTPFYAKEVE
- a CDS encoding tyrosine-type recombinase/integrase: MMPNYCGIYAGLIEQYIDFKRNLGYKFVDATYTLSLFDRFTIDNAVLKLGLSKEIVDKWSEKRPNESDKTRYARIHYIAKFSAYLNDMGYPSHIPRLPKKYSSTFVPHIFSKKEVNAFFDACDTLKVNRRFETTVYVLPALFRMLYGCGIRISEALSLTCKDVDLDAKNIIVRETKNGKDRILPLSETLTEVCIQYRNVRPGKYEPKGYFFIKNNGQKCNAKAIYEWFRKILWNAGIPHGGKGFGPRMHDFRHTFSVHSLVKMSEAGLDLYYSLPILSKYLGHQSLEATDKYVRLTSDMYPDLIREVDNVCAYVFPEVDHYEAD
- a CDS encoding metallophosphoesterase, which produces MLGLLIVFFVLTGYTIWDNNRIKVVEQEILIDNLPTELEEFTILQLSDLHEKKFGENQKKLLNAVNSLRYDAIVFTGDMLSRSKSVNYNPFYSLLDGIDNKETALFVPGNTDPAIYRLKPHEPYHKTDFVIGMEQRGVRLLESLYTLELGESKVHFVDFELSIKNSHKMIALLDERQRQENEPFREYYKHQKKLFADLSRLEQLNTSDVLISLTHYPVVDKRFDALTKDSLYFLRDYDLIIAGHYHGGQIRLPFFGALFIPEPWYGRSGLFPPQDRVKGLWDYHGIKQYVSAGLGSSDAISFLKFRLFNTPEINMLTLRKGN
- a CDS encoding site-specific integrase; this encodes MKPTDFSRYLTGFLTKYLPGEMGFSINTIASYRDTFVLFLTFIKDKKGIKTNSLTLGMINKEMVIHFLDWIETERGCSTATRNVRLAALHSFFQYLQYQSPDNLLEWQRILGIRVKKTETKSISYLTLNGIRLLLEMPDQSTKIGRRDLALLSIMYESGGRVQEIIDLTPSQVRFDRPCTVKLIGKGNKARIVPLMDAPLDLLNRYMDEQGLLSLSANMYPLFCNKRGEKLTRAGVNYILDKYARKARIKDQILIPERFSCHCLRHSKAMHLLQAGVNLIYIRDILGHRSVQTTEIYAKVDSKQKREAIEKAYTDVVPKGAPSWQKSGDLLEWLKRFDK
- a CDS encoding DUF5658 family protein → MFYFLTLAMLNLLDGLFTFWGLASNLITEANPFMRWMWKKSPWMFIGYKVFLSASLSILAFYFNRLSYQRLWGYGITLLNIIYGGVLILHIYWVIYYYN
- the istB gene encoding IS21-like element helper ATPase IstB, whose product is MQIQEMAHILKLPYIKTNYQMLLDEANHTNMTHRELISRLLERELELRLENGLKHRLRRAKFPLNKYLEDFDKSKYHKKFIPKFEELETLQFIENKENIILIGSPGCGKSHYSIGLGIKACLEGKSVLFISVPNLIIELKEAMSESKLSQYKTKFEKYSLVVLDELGYVSFDKIGCEILFNLLSNRNDKGSIIITTNLAFDRWEEIFKDPMLTGAIVDRLAHKSHILDISREVSHRFEETMSWLKPTK